A genomic stretch from Onychostoma macrolepis isolate SWU-2019 chromosome 02, ASM1243209v1, whole genome shotgun sequence includes:
- the dnajb6a gene encoding dnaJ homolog subfamily B member 6a isoform X2: protein MDDDYYVTLGVQRNASPDDIKKAYRKLALKWHPDKNPDNKEEAEKKFKQLSEAYEVLSDANKRNLYDRYGKEGLTPGGGGGRGHFNNDHFGGFTFRNPEDVFREFFGGQDPFADFFGGDPFGNDFFGGGRRHHHHHHHQRGMSRSRTGGSFFGGFGGFPPFGAGFSSFDAGFSPFGHMGGGGFTSFSSTSFGGGGGGGGGGGGGGGGGGGGGGGGMGSFRSVSTSTKFINGRKITTKRIIENGQERVEVEEDGQLKSLTINGKEQLLRLEHK, encoded by the exons ATGGATGACGACTATTATGTGACTTTAGGGGTGCAGCGAAATGCATCTCCAGATGACATCAAAAAAGC TTACAGGAAACTAGCTCTCAAGTGGCATCCAGATAAGAATCCAGATAACAAGGAAGAGGCAGAAAAGAAGTTTAAACAGCTTTCAGAAGCTTATGAAGTCCTGTCAGATG CTAACAAAAGGAACTTATACGATCGATATGGAAAAGAAGGCTTAACTCCAGGTGGAG gaggaggaagaggacaCTTTAATAATGACCACTTTGGAGGATTCACATTCCGCAATCCAGAGGATGTCTTCAGGGAATTCTTTGGTGGACAagatccatttgcagacttcTTTG GTGGAGATCCATTTGGTAATGACTTCTTTGGTGGCGGTCGGCggcaccaccaccaccaccaccaccagcGGGGCATGAGCAGGAGCCGGACAGGAGGGTCCTTCTTTGGGGGCTTTGGGGGATTCCCACCTTTCGGGGCAGGATTTTCATCTTTTGATGCAG GTTTCTCCCCATTTGGGCATATGGGAGGAGGTGGATTTACTTCTTTCTCTTCGACTTCATTTGGTGGAGGTggagggggagggggagggggaggTGGTGGTGGCGGAGGCGGAGGCGGTGGCGGTGGCGGAGGCATGGGCAGCTTCCGCTCTGTGTCAACCTCCACTAAATTCATCAATGGCAGGAAAATTACTACAAAAAG AATCATTGAGAATGGACAGGAACGTGTAGAAGTGGAAGAAGATGGACAGTTAAAATCTCTAACCATAAATGGTAAGGAACAACTGCTGCGATTGGAACACAAGTAA
- the dnajb6a gene encoding dnaJ homolog subfamily B member 6a isoform X1: protein MDDDYYVTLGVQRNASPDDIKKAYRKLALKWHPDKNPDNKEEAEKKFKQLSEAYEVLSDANKRNLYDRYGKEGLTPGGGGGRGHFNNDHFGGFTFRNPEDVFREFFGGQDPFADFFGGDPFGNDFFGGGRRHHHHHHHQRGMSRSRTGGSFFGGFGGFPPFGAGFSSFDAGFSPFGHMGGGGFTSFSSTSFGGGGGGGGGGGGGGGGGGGGGGGGMGSFRSVSTSTKFINGRKITTKRIIENGQERVEVEEDGQLKSLTINGNAQEIGMLEGHRQRKELPDSSSSSSSSHSARQSAQREEQNKTTGKEQTGVKRKRMTVKGETKKAKES from the exons ATGGATGACGACTATTATGTGACTTTAGGGGTGCAGCGAAATGCATCTCCAGATGACATCAAAAAAGC TTACAGGAAACTAGCTCTCAAGTGGCATCCAGATAAGAATCCAGATAACAAGGAAGAGGCAGAAAAGAAGTTTAAACAGCTTTCAGAAGCTTATGAAGTCCTGTCAGATG CTAACAAAAGGAACTTATACGATCGATATGGAAAAGAAGGCTTAACTCCAGGTGGAG gaggaggaagaggacaCTTTAATAATGACCACTTTGGAGGATTCACATTCCGCAATCCAGAGGATGTCTTCAGGGAATTCTTTGGTGGACAagatccatttgcagacttcTTTG GTGGAGATCCATTTGGTAATGACTTCTTTGGTGGCGGTCGGCggcaccaccaccaccaccaccaccagcGGGGCATGAGCAGGAGCCGGACAGGAGGGTCCTTCTTTGGGGGCTTTGGGGGATTCCCACCTTTCGGGGCAGGATTTTCATCTTTTGATGCAG GTTTCTCCCCATTTGGGCATATGGGAGGAGGTGGATTTACTTCTTTCTCTTCGACTTCATTTGGTGGAGGTggagggggagggggagggggaggTGGTGGTGGCGGAGGCGGAGGCGGTGGCGGTGGCGGAGGCATGGGCAGCTTCCGCTCTGTGTCAACCTCCACTAAATTCATCAATGGCAGGAAAATTACTACAAAAAG AATCATTGAGAATGGACAGGAACGTGTAGAAGTGGAAGAAGATGGACAGTTAAAATCTCTAACCATAAATG GAAATGCCCAGGAGATAGGCATGCTGGAGGGTCACAGACAGAGGAAGGAGCTCCCTgactcctcttcctcctcctcctcctcacaTTCTGCAAGGCAGTCAGCTCAGAGAGAGGAGCAAAATAAAACTACAGGCAAAG AGCAAACTGGAGTCAAGAGGAAGAGAATGACGGTGAAGGGAGAGACCAAAAAGGCCAAAGAGTCCTAA